The following are encoded together in the Lactuca sativa cultivar Salinas chromosome 1, Lsat_Salinas_v11, whole genome shotgun sequence genome:
- the LOC111893730 gene encoding uncharacterized protein LOC111893730, with protein sequence MEINSVDSRAEAGQGRIVDTLNSRVSPFSISDGTTSAVSDSHQDIGALNNCETPTSASEETINDKHSDNGDNLITNLLCQHMADTEGSPDDDESIKNRKILGKYFFYDPPLAEETGVWIPVSVPPMSESDHEEWNRGFSSVGGIFPDENMDWFHFLEKDKQLTMWDVVVEMLLAARGKVNLLSSGDTVSWISRNLIDQAWKEMAQTLTEANFGNLQEILETQPPKWLPDSSAAACMLCSIRFHPIMCTRHHCRFCGGIFCGECSKGRSLLPVKFRAAAMERVCDVCYVRLEAVQPYLMDQVSRAAQLPTYDVTDLSTLRSWLNFPWGQSMEYEIYKATNTIQGYSKVGYLRPEKSIPDVVLRHAKGLAILTIVKVGMMMTYNIGTGLVIARREDGSWSPPSAISTIGVGWGAQGGGEFVDLIIVLRSEEAVKTFSGDVHVSFGAGLSAAVGITGRTAEANVRVGTCGYAACYTYSCTKGAFVGCSLEGSIVTTRTRENSRFYGKQSITSQEILLGSLPKPPAAATLYRALAEIYQKFGH encoded by the exons ATGGAAATCAACAGTGTGGATTCCAGAGCTGAAGCTGGACAAGGAAGAATAGTTGATACATTAAattctagggtttcacctttctcAATCAGCGATGGAACAACTTCCGCAGTTTCAGATTCCCATCAG GACATTGGAGCACTTAACAACTGTGAAACTCCTACTTCCGCAAGTGAGGAAACGATTAATGACAAACATTCTGACAATGGCGATAACTTGATAACAAATCTGTTATGCCAACACATGGCTGATACTGAAGGATCACCCGATGATGATGAGTCAATTAAGAATCGGAAGATATTAGGAAAATACTTCTTTTATGATCCACCGCTTGCTGAAGAAACCGGGGTCTGGATTCCAGTTTCCGTTCCTCCCATGTCAGAAAGTGATCACGAAGAATGGAATCGCGGATTCTCCTCAGTCGGTGGAATCTTCCCTGATGAAAACATGGATTGGTTCCATTTTCTTGAAAAAGACAAACAACTCACCATGTGGGATGTAGTAGTCGAAATGCTACTAGCAGCTCGTGGAAAAGTCAACCTTTTGTCATCAGGTGACACCGTTTCATGGATTTCAAGAAACCTAATTGACCAAGCATGGAAAGAAATGGCTCAAACCCTAACCGAGGCTAATTTCGGTAATCTCCAAGAAATTCTCGAAACCCAACCGCCCAAATGGCTGCCCGATAGTTCTGCTGCTGCTTGTATGCTGTGTAGTATCAGGTTTCACCCCATCATGTGCACCAGACATCACTGTAGATTTTGTGGTGGGATTTTCTGTGGTGAGTGTAGTAAAGGGAGAAGCTTGCTGCCCGTGAAATTTCGGGCAGCAGCTATGGAACGCGTGTGTGATGTGTGTTATGTGCGGCTGGAGGCTGTTCAGCCATACTTAATGGATCAAGTGAGCCGGGCAGCTCAGTTACCAACTTATGATGTCACGGATCTGAGCACATTAAGATCTTGGCTGAATTTTCCATGGGGGCAGTCGATGGAGTATGAGATATATAAAGCCACTAACACAATTCAAGGTTATAGCAAG GTTGGTTATTTGAGACCTGAAAAGTCAATTCCTGATGTGGTGTTAAGGCATGCGAAGGGGCTTGCTATACTTACTATAGTGAAAGTTGGTATGATGATGACTTACAATATTGGAACTGGATTGGTGATTGCGCGTAGGGAAGATGGCTCATGGTCTCCACCTTCTGCTATATCTACTATTGGTGTTGGATGGGGTGCTCAG GGTGGAGGTGAATTTGTAGATTTAATAATTGTTTTAAGATCAGAAGAAGCTGTGAAGACTTTCAGCGGTGATGTTCATGTCTCATTTGGAGCTGGTTTAAGTGCAGCAGTTGGTATTACTGGACGAACAGCTGAAGCTAATGTACGCGTTGGAACCTGTGGATATGCTGCGTGTTATACTTACAGCTGTACAAAAG GGGCATTTGTGGGATGTTCACTGGAAGGAAGCATTGTGACAACACGTACTCGTGAAAATTCGCGATTCTATGGAAAACAGTCGATAACTTCACAAGAAATTCTGCTTGGTTCATTGCCTAAGCCTCCAGCAGCTGCCACACTTTATCGTGCCCTGGCAGAAATTTACCAGAAATTTGGTCATTGA